From one Cygnus olor isolate bCygOlo1 chromosome 26, bCygOlo1.pri.v2, whole genome shotgun sequence genomic stretch:
- the LOC121060296 gene encoding la-related protein 6-like: protein MSSHSSVVALGLGSQPGCSTTLPAQRNSFPGLHLLPPRSRSLTLLGQDDFFESFSGSFCDVSDALGPDLFDCSYSIPDPQLVRRIVSQVEFYLSDENLAKDAFLLKHVQKNKMGFVSIKLLTSFKKVKYLTRDWRLTLYALQFSELLEVNEEGTKVRRRVPLPESLLSIPPSKLLLAWDPLPQELGVLPPLQKNFIETITRMFSPFGAIASIRILRPGRKLPSDVRKYTVRFPELLSRCCALVEYESLESARRAFEDLSRPGSESIRVVRLSGKGSKKKSGAEREAAVEEMLGWKAQAAAAETFPYSLGDSLLCSSPESDTARASLPLLLSTPSWPDGHSGFKPGSFGSTFARSLLTSKVFPPLTTELSTGGCFGLGSSPESSQGLDFGWGSGVGAWAPWGSSATPGPSLDAKSPPSNPLAVKQVSESLGLRAGVLRLPHGPDGTKGFYNSIGRGKLVLRH from the exons ATGTCATCGCATAGTTCTGTGGTTGCCCTGGGGCTCGgttcccagcctggctgcagcaccacTCTGCCAGCGCAAAGAAATTCCttccctgggctgcatctccttCCGCCTCGgagccgttcgctcaccctgCTTGGCCAGGATGACTTCTTTGAGAGCTTCAGTGG GAGCTTCTGTGATGTGAGTGATGCTTTGGGTCCTGACCTGTTCGACTGCAGCTACTCCATCCCTGACCCACAGCTGGTCCGGAGGATTGTGTCCCAGGTAGAGTTCTACCTCTCTGACGAGAACCTGGCCAAGGATGCCTTCCTCCTGAAGCACGTCCAGAAGAACAAGATGGGCTTTGTCAGCATCAAGCTGCTCACGTCCTTCAAGAAG GTGAAATACCTCACGCGTGACTGGCGGCTCACGCTCTACGCCCTGCAGTTCTcggagctgctggaggtgaaTGAGGAGGGCACCAAAGTGAGGCGGCGGGTCCCCCTCCCTGAGTCCCTGCTGAGCATCCCACCCAGCAAATTGCTCCTGGCCTGGGACCCGCTGCCTCAGGAGCTGGGCGTGCTGCCGCCGCTCCAGAAGAACTTCATCGAGACCATCACGAGGATGTTCAGCCCCTTTGGTGCCATCGCCTCCATCCGCATCCTGCGGCCAGGCAGGAAGCTGCCCTCGGATGTACGGAAATACACGGTGCGCTTCCCCGAGCTGCTGAGCCGCTGCTGTGCACTGGTGGAGTATGAGAGCTTGGAGAGCGCCCGCAGGGCCTTTGAGGACCTGAGCCGCCCTGGCTCTGAGAGCATCCGGGTGGTGCGGCTCTCAGGGAAGGGCTCCAAGAAGAAAAGCGGGGCTGAGAGGGAGGCGGCGGTGGAGGAGATGCTGGGATGgaaggcacaggcagcagcagctgagacGTTCCCTTACAGCCTTGGGGACTCCTTGCTATGCAGTTCCCCGGAGTCAGACACGGCCCGGGCCTCGTTGCCTCTCctcctctcgacaccctcctGGCCCGATGGCCACAGTGGCTTCAAGCCCGGCTCCTTTGGCAGCACCTTTGCCAGGTCGCTCCTCACCAGCAAGGTCTTTCCTCCACTAACCACCGAGCTGAGCACTGGTGGCTGCTTTGGCCTTGGCTCCAGCCCCGAGAGCTCCCAGGGCCTCGATTTTGGCTGGGGGAGTGGGGTAGGTGCGTGGGCACCCTGGGGCAGCAGTGCAACCCCTGGCCCCTCTCTGGATGCCAAATCGCCTCCCAGCAATCCCCTGGCTGTGAAGCAGGTGTCTGAGTCCCTTGGCCTCCGTGCTGGCGTGCTTCGCCTGCCACATGGGCCTGATGGCACCAAGGGCTT